TTTTCAACAACTTAAATTATCGACTGTTCTCCAAATCTCAGCTGCAGATCTTGTGTCCAAAAAATATTTGACTGATTAGAGCAAAACCTCCCCAAGGCAGTACTAAACCATTGTTTCATTGCATTTAAAAATTATCTTTAAAGCCCTTAACCTCTTTGGCCACATCTAAGATCGTTGCGTCCTCACGGGCATTAATATAAAAGTAAAAAAACCGCTTAAACAAGCAGTTCCTATTGGGATTGACGAAGAATCCTTCCCACCATCTGAGTTTTTAATTGCTTGGAATGTGACATTCGCAGCACATATATTACAGAAGGTTCACCACCTAAAATTTTATATTTAAAAAAGCCCCACCATAGTTAGGGTTCAAGTAAAACGCATCAAAGTGATGCTCATAATCGATTTCTGCTCAGTAATTATAGCAAACATCTAATTTTCCATTGATCTGTTTACTACAAAACCATGATCCACTTTTATAAGTCTTAATCACTTGCTTTGTTTTTGCATCACGATAATATTCTTGAGCTTTTAACATTGAATCTGAATTAAGCCCTAACGAAAAAGATCGTTCTTCTACATCAGGATTCATCGTAGATTCTTCAATTAGATACTCCTTTTTCCCTATTTTTAATGCGGTATACATACCACCTGCACCACCACCTGATGAAATAATGCAAGAAGTTGTAATATTTTTTCCACGCACTTCAAAGCATTTCCCTTTTTTGTCAGGATTCTCATGTGCAGAAATAGAAGCTGACGTAGTTAGTAAAATTAATAAGCCTAATATTTTTTTCATAAAATATGCCTTTTTTTAATAATGCATTCGTTATAAATAAGTGTATAGAATATATACTAAATCGCATATATTTTCGATCAGATAACGAACAATTAATTTAATAGGAAGCAATTTTTTGCATCAATCTTTAAAAAACGTCTTACCTGTTGCACTTGTTACTGGCTCTACATCTGGAATTGGTGCCGCGATAGCCCGCAGATTATCTAAGAATGGTTATGCTTTAGTTATTCATTCACACAACTCGGTTGAAACTGGACTGGCCTTAGCTGCTGAATTAGGAAATGCAATTTACATTCAGGCAGATTTATCAAATGATAAGGAGAGGATAAAACTTATCCATGAAACTGTATCTTGGAAAGGCCAATTAGATGTGCTGATCAACAATGCTGGTATCAATCGCATTATTCCGCATGATGATTTAATACCTGCATCACCAGACATCTGGCATGAATTACATGAAGTCAATGTCATAGCGCCATTTAGACTCATAGCTGAAGCAGAAGTTGCTTTGAGAAAATCAGCTCAAAATGGTCGAGCTGCTTGTATCATTAATATCAGCTCACACGCCGGTCTCCGCCCCAAGGGAGCATCTATACCCTATGCAACATCTAAAGCCGCACTAAACCATATGACTCGCTTGCTTGCATTATCTCTTGCGCCTGATATACGAGTAAATGCAATTGCTCCAGGTTTAGTAGATACGCCTTTGACAAAAAATTGGACTTCTGCTCATGAACTTTGGAATAAGCGCTCACCTATGCGTAAAGCAGCAAAACCCAATGATATTGCTCATTTAGTGGCAATGTTGGTGACTTCAGACTACCTGGCAGGGGAAATTCTAATTGCCGATGGTGGGTTAAACCTTACTTAAGTTCCTGACAACAAAAAAGCCCATCTTTCGATGAGCTTTAACCCTTAACTCGCTTACTCCCCGATTGGGATTGAAAATCTAAGTTGATTAGTCCCATGTGCTGAAGGTAACGGGTTTTGCTTCACAATTTTCTGTTGATAGTCTTTTTCGGAAATTAAACCTTTGTTTTTCGCCTTTAAAATTGAGTTGAACTGTTGCTCATGTCCTTGAGCATTCAATGCATCGAAATGTCTATGTTCTAGATAATATTGAGACCTATCATGAGGACTCATATTGGATGTGTGCTGTTGTGTTTCATGCGCCTGCGCTAAATCGTAATTGCGTTGATTGATACGATCTTGTTCTTGCTGCTTCATTGATTCAAAAAAATCAAATTGTTCACTACTATTATCGAACTCTTTATGAGGCTGTTCATTATTTAGAATTAAAAGTGATTTATCTTTATTGAAGATATCATCTGCACTATACACCGAACCGCAAATTACCGTACTTATAAGAAGAATTACTATTTTTTTCACCAAAAATACTCAACACGAAATAAATAAAGACAAGTGTATATTTTAATATTTATTCTAAAATATTTCAAATAAACATTAAAAACAAAAGCTTATGATTAAACAGATAAATCATAACGCGCAATCTCAACGTTGATGCTGCTATAATTTTGGTTATTTTTTTCTTTAAAAGTAAAGTAAATATCCCAAACAAAGAAAACCTCCCGAGGGAGGTTTTTATCTCTTGCTTCAATTAAAGATCAGTTCCTATAAACACACTCGAAATAAAGAACTCTGCATCTTCATCATCAGTGGAATCAAACTCTACCTCAAGGTGAATGACTTCAGCACCGGTCTTGTCTTTGAATTCTGCAAATTTCATCTCAAGGAAGTCTGAAATCTCATGTTCTAATGTTGCTCGTTCTTGGCGATATTGTTCTATTGCTTCTTTCATGATGAGTTCCTATTAATCCGAGCCACAATAAAAGCAAACTATTATGAAAATAACAAGACAACAAAAAAGTCCACCTTTTGATGAGCCTTAATTTCTACGATCTACTTAAACTTTGACCACGATAGTATATAAATAGCGTTTACCCTATGTAGGGTCTAGTTGGTTTGAAGAAGATTCTATCCTAATAGACTCACACCTTTATCCGTTACCTCATTTTCTATAGATTGAAAATTCATAGATCTTTTCATATGTTCATTACAAATATTATTCTGGCACGTCTTTATTGAATCGATTTTAACTTTGGTGAATATTGCAATTTACATAAAAAAAGAGCACTCAAAAGTGCTCTTTCATTGATGCTGCTTTTAACTTAGTTAAAAGTCTTGAAACGTGCAGAATCATCCATATATGTTTTCTCACCTGCCGCTGCTTCAATTGAACCGAATACAAGCTGAGCACGTAGTTTCCAGTTTGCAGGAATATCAAAAGTTTCCGCAACTTCTGCATCAACAATTGGGTTGTAGTGCTGTAATGATGCGCCTACACCAATTTCTGACAAAGCAGTCCATGTTGCGAACTGAGCAATTGCACTTGAATGCTCTGACCATACTGGGAAGTTATCAGCATATAATGCAAATTGTTCTTGTAAACCTTTTACAACATCTTGATCTTCATAGAATAACGCGGTACCAAAACCAGCTGAAAAGCTATCAATTTTCGCACTTGTATTTGCAAACGCTTCTGCTGGAACCATTTTACGTAAAGTCTCACGTACGATTTCCCAAAATTTAACATGCGATTCACCGTACAAAGTCACAACACGTGAAGTTTGTGAGTTAAATGATGACGGGCTTTGTTTTACCGCTTCACGGATGGTTTCTTCAACTTTAGTTTGGTCAACGCTAAGGTTTTTACCAATTGCATAAATGGTACGGCGTGATTTAATGCTATTTAAGAAGTTGCTCATGTTGTTATTCCTACCTTTGTGCCCTTTGGGCGTTATCTTGGATTGAATGTAGTGTATAACGACGTATTTTTTAGGAATAGTCTAAAAAACATGACAGATCGTTTTATTTTTGAAACAGTTGAAGCGACCTCTAACTAATCTGCTTCAGAATCTGCCTCACTTGCTTCCTCAGCATCAACAACAGGAATCACCCAGTCTTTTGAAATCATTTTATATCTTTTCTGTGCAGATTGATCGAGTTGCTTTAGTAAATAAGACATTCTTAAATGATGCTGTGCGTCCAAATCCCCTTGCTCAGCTGCCTTAAAATACCAATAATAAGCTTGCTTTATATCCTTTTCGATGCCTTTCCCGTTGTCATACATCACTGCCAAGTTATATTGAGCGGATGCTTCTCCTTGATTGGCAGCTTTCTGAAACCATTCAAAAGCTTTCGCATCGTTTTGCTCAACCCCATCGCCGTCTGCATACATCGCACCCAAATTATATTGTGCTTCAACATCACCTTGTTCGGCAGCTTCAGTGAGTGCTTTTATTCCGACAGCCTCTGTATATGCAAATACCGTTGTTGTTGTAAAAGAACAGATTAAAATGGTAGCGGCTAAAGGTTTTAATAAAAATTTCATCTCAATTACTTTTTTAAATTATTAGTTTTTTGAAAATAACTTTGTAAAAAAATAAAAGCCGAAAAATCGGCTTTTATTTATCTTAAAAACTACTTATCGGTTTCAAATAATGCAGCAACGAATGATTTTGCAGAGAAAGGACGCAAATCATCAATTTTTTCACCTACGCCGATATAACGGATCGGCACATGGGTACGACTTGCAATATTAAATAACACGCCGCCTTTTGCCGTACCATCCAGTTTGGTAATGGTAATCCCTGTCAAGCCAACGGCTTCGTCAAACAGTTGAACCTGATTAATCGCATTTTGCCCTGTGCCAGCATCAACAATTAACATAATTTCATGCGGCGCAGTTGCATCAATCTTCTGCATCACACGCTTTACTTTTTTCAACTCTTCCATCAAGTTGGCTTTGTTCTGCAAACGCCCCGCAGTATCCGCGATCAACACATCAATACCTTTGGCACGCGCGCTTTCAAAAGCATCAAAAATAACCGAAGCACTGTCTGCTCCATGACCTTGCGCAACCACAGGGATGTCATTACGCTCACCCCAAATTTGCAGTTGCTCAGTGGCTGCCGCACGGAAGGTATCGCCCGCCGCTAACATGACTTTCTTGCCTTCACCTTGTAAACGCTTAGCCAACTTACCAATGGTTGTGGTTTTACCCACTCCATTTACACCAACCATCAAAATCACATACGGTGATTTATTGGGATCAATATGTAAGGGTTTAACACGTGGTGCAAGTAAAGCCACCAATTCTTCTTGCAGTGCTTTATACAATGCGTGTGAATAGATCAAATCACCACGTGCTGTTCGTTCAGTCAAGTTTGCAATGATGGTTTTAGTCGCATCCACACCAATGTCTGCAATTAATAATTGTTCTTCAACTTCTTCCAGCAATTCATCATCAATCTCTTTACCACCGATTAAGATATTGACCATGCCATCGGTAAAACTACGACGGGTTTTAGTCAAACCATCTTTCATACGACCAAAGAAACCCGTTGATTTGGTTTCTTCTTCAACGACCGATGTAGGCTGCTCAACAACTGGTGCTGCTACAGGTGTTTCAACTGGTTGCTGTACAGCTGGCTCAATAATGGGAACATCGACAGCAGGTAAACTCGGTAATGTGACATCGTCATCGCCGATATCAGCATTTATCAAGAATTTATTTTGCATATTCGATTGCTGTTGCATGTCGATTCCTTGAGATTAAAGCAGCTTTAAAAAAGACGGTCAGTCTAGCATAAATTGATTTCGTTTTCCCGACCGTGACAAACCATTCATTTATCAATAGAAATGAGTCGCTTAAAACTCATTCATCTTCTTTTGCCATTGCTGGATATTGTTTAATCCGATTCGACTCAAATTGATAGGCATTTAACAGCTTGAGGTAATCCACACGGCGAATTGAAGCATGTGTTAACACCTCTTCAGCCAGATGCTGTGTTCTTGGATGACTGGCTTGCTGTGCATATTGAACTATTTTCTGATATTGC
This genomic stretch from Acinetobacter sp. C32I harbors:
- a CDS encoding SDR family oxidoreductase; the encoded protein is MHQSLKNVLPVALVTGSTSGIGAAIARRLSKNGYALVIHSHNSVETGLALAAELGNAIYIQADLSNDKERIKLIHETVSWKGQLDVLINNAGINRIIPHDDLIPASPDIWHELHEVNVIAPFRLIAEAEVALRKSAQNGRAACIINISSHAGLRPKGASIPYATSKAALNHMTRLLALSLAPDIRVNAIAPGLVDTPLTKNWTSAHELWNKRSPMRKAAKPNDIAHLVAMLVTSDYLAGEILIADGGLNLT
- a CDS encoding nitroreductase family protein; this translates as MSNFLNSIKSRRTIYAIGKNLSVDQTKVEETIREAVKQSPSSFNSQTSRVVTLYGESHVKFWEIVRETLRKMVPAEAFANTSAKIDSFSAGFGTALFYEDQDVVKGLQEQFALYADNFPVWSEHSSAIAQFATWTALSEIGVGASLQHYNPIVDAEVAETFDIPANWKLRAQLVFGSIEAAAGEKTYMDDSARFKTFN
- a CDS encoding tetratricopeptide repeat protein, with the translated sequence MKFLLKPLAATILICSFTTTTVFAYTEAVGIKALTEAAEQGDVEAQYNLGAMYADGDGVEQNDAKAFEWFQKAANQGEASAQYNLAVMYDNGKGIEKDIKQAYYWYFKAAEQGDLDAQHHLRMSYLLKQLDQSAQKRYKMISKDWVIPVVDAEEASEADSEAD
- the ftsY gene encoding signal recognition particle-docking protein FtsY — encoded protein: MQQQSNMQNKFLINADIGDDDVTLPSLPAVDVPIIEPAVQQPVETPVAAPVVEQPTSVVEEETKSTGFFGRMKDGLTKTRRSFTDGMVNILIGGKEIDDELLEEVEEQLLIADIGVDATKTIIANLTERTARGDLIYSHALYKALQEELVALLAPRVKPLHIDPNKSPYVILMVGVNGVGKTTTIGKLAKRLQGEGKKVMLAAGDTFRAAATEQLQIWGERNDIPVVAQGHGADSASVIFDAFESARAKGIDVLIADTAGRLQNKANLMEELKKVKRVMQKIDATAPHEIMLIVDAGTGQNAINQVQLFDEAVGLTGITITKLDGTAKGGVLFNIASRTHVPIRYIGVGEKIDDLRPFSAKSFVAALFETDK